The Megalobrama amblycephala isolate DHTTF-2021 linkage group LG16, ASM1881202v1, whole genome shotgun sequence genome includes the window TTTTTAACCATCTTTAGACTCAGAGTGTAGCGTACCAACTCCTCGTGTTCTGAAGGCATCATGAACTTTATCTTAAATTGGGCTGTAGTGTCCCTGTATTGAAACAGAGGGTTAAACGCTCATTTCTGACAACTTTAACTTGAtatgaaaaagaaatgtttgtttGGGCCACACCAAAAACTGTGGTATGCAAAACTGATGTATGGACAATGTTTAGAAGGCACACTACAGTGTGAACAAGCAAGTAAACAGAAAAGAAGGTGTAAAATGTGAAAACGGAGTGTGAAATTGACTCACTGGAGATGGTTTATGGTGGCATTAGAGAAGTACCGTTCCAACGCAGGAGAAGAACTGTAGACTCCTGTTAGCTGAGGGGAGATGAGATACAGACAGAAAGATTGTGTAATCAAATCAAAGAgtctacttaaagggatagttcacccaaacatgaaaattcggtcatcatttactcaccaacACGCCCAATTTAGTCAGTCTACTACTGAGCTCTGTTAAATCAGACGTGTTAGATAAATGAGACATGATCCCAAATATGCAATGCTGTGGCTCATACACCCTCCTGCTCAGGCCAAGTAAGTTTCAGTTTCTATTAAAGAGTActtatgcccttttacaaagtcttgatttttttttttttttttgctcaaacTGCAACATTACACAaagttaaatgtaaaaaaagcataataggcaCTCtataaaaggttagttcacacaaaaattaacactttttttttttacttacccTTAAGTTGTTCCAGACCTCTCTAACAccgttttttatatttatataatatttaatttatttaatattttgtgaaagCATTGTTCTTGAGTCAAAGAGCAAAGTCATAGGTTTGGAGCGACAttatggtgagtaaatgaatttGTGGATGACtatctttattttttgtgtgaactatccctttacacTTAATCACAATGACTTAAGGTGTTTCTGGGGGTTTTGAAATAGATTAGTGTACATATAGTCAGTCACATGACTTTCTGCATGTCTGTTGTGCAATAagaaaaattcatgtttcaaAAAATCTGAAACTGCTGCTTTTCAAAGAAGCTGGTGTAATTCACAACAgttccttatttttttttatcttggtttttatttatttatttatttttatttttaaatagggACATCATTCATTAAATCAACAGAAACCAGACTGTAAATGAGCCAGTGTTAGCCATATAGGATAATTGTCATCTGTAACCATTCTTAAAAAGGCaacctaaaattaaaaaacaaattgatCACAAGCatcatatgaaaaaaaaaaatgcattcagaCCAATAGCCATACCATACAATCCaccaaacaaatacaaaacaccaCACAGACAATACAAAAGTTAGCACACAGCTCATATTCTAGCATTCACATCAACAAGCCAACCAACAAGCTTCAACTGAACAGTGAAAAGACTAAGTATTAATAATTATGCGAAAAAGACTTCCTACAGGTCTACAGAAAAAGATCTACAGGTTCAACCACCTAAAAAAGCAGTCCCTCCTCTAAAAGACAATTTAGCCAACTTTACAGCTCAAAgaacaacacattttttttcctgaagTTGCAAGAATGTCTTGCCACAAATTTTCCTTGTAAGAGCATTGCTgtcagctgccgtttttttccCACACAAACCGAGGTCATGAGTCAAAATCATTTTCTGTGGTAATCGATAACATGTTAGATGGTTTCAATAGAGTCTAGCTTGGAACATGTGAAACACATTTGACAAAAGATTTTGGTTTACCTATCTTTCAATCCATGAATTGATTTCAATAATCATACATGTCTCTTAGATCTTCCATCTGGTGGAGTTTGATAAGTTTAACATCATGTAAAGTGTATGAATGGGTTTCTCAAACATACTTCAGAGGCATAATGTCAAGTAATGGTCATATCATTATTACCTTCTGTTCCAGCTGCTCTAACAGTGTCTCTTTTTCCAGAGAGTATGAAGTGCTGCTGTTGTCCAGAGTAAATTTGCCTCTGAAGAAGCGTTCCACCACGAATGATGatttgtcataattttcatCCCCATCATCATCAATAACTTTAAAGCACAGAGGGTtacaaaacaacaataaaagtcACTCAGAATCAGATTGTTATACAGGAATTCTGACACAAATCATATGGTTGCGATTCAATTTATAACACATAAATACATGGTCATGAAGTGTATGCTGGTAAAATTTTATAAAGTAGTAAAATATGAACAGATATGATTATTTATGTCATGGTCCCATCATCTCAAACAGCTGACATTCAGGGAATTTAGAAGAAAGCTTCTCTAGTCTCATAActtcaaaaaatcattttaaatgcagatGTTCAAGCCAGATCTGACTAGCGTCAGCTAATAACAGGAAGATGAGGCAAATATGCTCTATAATGTACTTGACGTAGGAGAAGAAGTGTAAAAACTCAAAATCTATCATGACcatcactaagcgaatgctgaagcgaatcattttttaactctaattaCATCACTAAGCgaatcattttttaactctaatacaccactatgtccaaccacgttcagcactcgttagtaaggtctgatcgcgctctgacagcggcagtgatgtctcgcacgtatacttcaatgagagcaagacatcactgccgctgtcagagcgcgatcagaccttactaacgtgttcgtgtcttaggacatcaatgtcacgtcacgagccgcagggtttaatttggacttgtctatgcaagttttatttactcttatagtagaagttcccatccacttgcattataagactgacagacggcaacggttggagttaaaaatcattatttgtgttctactgaagaaacagtcacctacatcttggatgcgcagggggtaagcagataaacatcaaattttcatttttgggtgaactatccctttaaaggtgcaatgacgttgctgccaaTGTGTGGCTCAGATTCCACtaggatttcatcagaaatatcttaatttgggttatgaagatgaatgaaggtcttacggatttgGGACGACATGAAGGGGAGtacataatgacagaaattaaattttggggtgaaataaccctttaaagaaaaaaaaaaaacattttcttaattattttatcttaatttcttatttttagagttattaaatgtaaactttcattttccatgtttttacTAGGTGGCAAAAATCTGCTCATTGCCGAAGGATAATGTATCACGCAAAAGTTTACGCAAATTTCCAGCCTAGGAAAATTGAgatcttcaccctttattcaaatattaaaagtaaaaattttgtaagcatattatGCTGTTGTGTTTGGAGTCAATTGATTTACTTGTGTTAACGCAATGAAACATGCCATATTATGCGGACAAAATTTTTGGCCAggttgtaataaaaaaaattatgaatgcatgcaaaaacaagagagaaccaacaaaatattaataactgattatgtagTGTATGCTTTTCCTGAAAGCTTTTTGATTTTTGCATtgcaaaataaaacctgtagcttGCCTCTTTTGCCAAATGattttgtcaaataaatatcataaaagaatagttcacccaaaaatgttgtcatcatttactcaccctcaagttgttccaaacctgtatgagtttttctcttctgttgtacacaaagaagatattttgaagaatgttgttaACCAGGCAGTAGATGGTAGccaactatggaagtcaatggctaccatcaactgtctggttaccaacattcctcaaaatatcttcttttgtgttcaacagaagaaaaaaactcatacaggtttggaacaacttgagggtgagtaaatgatgacaaaaatttcatttttgggtgaactatccctttaaccacgTTTAGTgtttgttcttccctcatattttaTTGATACTGACGGCTTAATCAAACTTGTATGGTCTTAAAACAAATAAACCCTCtaaacatcacttttggccactactgtataaCTAACTCCACTTGTGACATTATCATTAACATCTATAGTAGACaatgaaactgaatggagaatCAGTACCTGCACACACAATAACTGAGATCCCAATAACCAGAGCGATGACTAAGAAGATAAGAAGTATCACCACCCATAGTCTGAGTTTCCACACCACCACCTCATTCAGTTCTGTCTTCAGGCTCCGCAGCTCCCTTCGCCACTGCAATCACAGAGCGGAATGGCCATAAGATTTTCTTACTGTATCTCAAGAGTTGTACATATTTGCTTATTCAAAAACTGATTGAAGGTCCAGTGATCTTGACAACACGTCATCTTAAAAACCAAATAGTAATTGGACTAATATACCACCACACCACAATACATTTCACTTGCACATTATTTCCCCATGTAGACATATCAAAGTAATGGATTCTAGCTTTTCAGATTTACCTTTGAGGTTTCAGTTGAAGAACCATTTGAGACATCAACTACATCCACAATGTGCTGTTCCCCATTGTTCTCAGTGACCTGAAAACACACAAATTCAGACAGACAGGTCAAAGTAAACTAAAGAAGCAGTTTGCTGCTTCATTTCTGCATGAGGCACAAGGTGTCATGGAAGAGATATCATTACTTGAGTAACATGTGAAAATACTGCGTACTGTATCTAGATTAGTGGCACACTTTTTTGCATTTGTCAGCCAGGCAtgcatatttattatttgaGTCATTGCATATCAAGTTTCAGCATGAGACAAAGTGGAAGGACCAGCTTATGTAGCTGAATGAATGAAACTATGATGTTTTGTGCCAAAGCCATCAtagtttaattcattttaaagcctttcctgtagctcaaacaggaGAGAATGGCACTAGCAACAGCAAGGTCATGGATTCAACTCTGAATTTATACCttaaatgcaatgtaagtcactttggatagaGTGGAAGCGtttggcaaatgtaaatgtaaatcatTTATTTCTTCAGCCAATCAAAAGTTATGAGTAAGAGGAATTTACCTGTGGTGTTGACAGAAGATGAGAAACTTCATCTGTCCCCGACCCGACGTGGTATGTGCAAGCTCCATTTCCTGGATTCAACTGAACATTTGCACAGCGGTGCATCACAATTTACacaatatacacatatataaagAGAAAGATATTGCCCTGTACAGTTGcagtatataaataaagtatatCTAGACAATGGCCACTAACAAAACAGTGCCAAACAAATAGCGATAAACATGGCACTGGATCAattacatgataaaaaaaaaaaaagggtaaaaTAAGGAAAAAGCTAGTTTACAAAAACATGTGCCAAGTTCTTAGAAATGTACCCTATGAAATCATGTTGGCTTCATAAggttttgaaatacatttacacCCTTTTAAAGAAATGAGTCATATGACCATCATGTAAACAATatgtatacatacacacacactcctgggcaaaaaagaacaagaaaaaaaggGCCAAGCCAAAAGTGGCAAAATATTTAGTGGTCTTTTAATGTTCTTACccatttaatcacaaatgaattgCATAAATACTGTAGATAAAGTAACTTAGCACAGTATAGACTACccctttgttttctttaaatgttaAAGCCATCTGAGTGAACTTTCAGACTGTTTCTTACAGGAAGAAGAGTCAGTGTTGTTCTACTCAATGTTAATGgcttcaaacagttcatgagtAGTTGAAAAATGTCTCCCAGTTTGTTTGAAGTTAATGTGAGACCAAATATTCACTATAGGGTTCAAATATAGACTCTGACCAGGCCAAAACATGAGCTTGATGGACTTGTTCTCAGGCCACTTCCATTGTTGCAATTTGGGCAGAAGCATTGTCTTGTTGAAAAATATCATCTGATCATTCCTCTTTAGATAACTTTTCATTTGTGGAAAGCAAGCCATTTTGCAATAttctgtacttttttttttaaatttcttaaaCACTAAAAGTGGTACTTGGGGCCCACTCAGTGAAACCATTTACTCATGTACACAATTCTCTACATTACACACATCATTCAAAACTAACAGCtcttgcatttcatttggaaaacACTGGCATTTAAATGCACACTAATTTACAGATTACCTACACCTAATGAGCATGTGTGAAAACAATCCAAACTTATTGTTTTGAGAAAgaaatcattta containing:
- the LOC125248523 gene encoding TPA-induced transmembrane protein: MSDALEKTSEVVCDNNNVSDDQTIQLNPGNGACTYHVGSGTDEVSHLLSTPQVTENNGEQHIVDVVDVSNGSSTETSKWRRELRSLKTELNEVVVWKLRLWVVILLIFLVIALVIGISVIVCAVIDDDGDENYDKSSFVVERFFRGKFTLDNSSTSYSLEKETLLEQLEQKLTGVYSSSPALERYFSNATINHLQDTTAQFKIKFMMPSEHEELVRYTLSLKMVKNVLVQHLYDQDTGDPLYIIPTSVSMELG